One Deinococcus sp. LM3 DNA segment encodes these proteins:
- a CDS encoding PucR family transcriptional regulator, which yields MTPVRLEDPMLPTLAELLTLPAFAGAEVVSGHAHLTQPVTWVHVSEVADAARFLTGGELLLSTGSLLARMNEGELEGFVASLAQRGAHGLALELVQVFRDVPPALLGASRLHGLPLIVFREEVSFAALTRAAHARILNHGGPALDPSLAPLLDALAETGRSVAFLRAQLGPLLNLPARPRSTLLGTLDALLTTNFNMAETARRLGVRRQTVYYRLEQLRAMLPDLDEPRRQLGLHLALELTRSEAGEALSAAERT from the coding sequence ATGACCCCTGTTCGACTGGAGGATCCGATGTTGCCGACGCTGGCGGAACTGTTGACGCTTCCGGCGTTCGCGGGCGCGGAGGTCGTGAGTGGGCACGCGCACCTGACCCAGCCCGTGACCTGGGTGCATGTCTCAGAGGTGGCGGACGCCGCGCGGTTCCTGACCGGCGGGGAACTGCTCCTCTCGACCGGGTCGCTGCTGGCCCGCATGAACGAGGGTGAACTGGAGGGGTTCGTGGCGTCGCTGGCGCAGCGGGGCGCGCACGGGCTGGCGCTGGAACTCGTGCAGGTGTTCCGCGACGTGCCGCCCGCGTTGCTGGGCGCGTCGCGCCTGCATGGGTTGCCGCTGATCGTGTTCCGCGAGGAGGTGAGTTTCGCGGCCCTGACCCGCGCGGCGCACGCCCGCATCCTGAACCACGGCGGCCCGGCGCTGGACCCGAGCCTCGCGCCCCTACTGGACGCGCTGGCCGAGACGGGGCGCAGCGTGGCGTTCCTGCGTGCGCAGCTGGGGCCGCTGCTGAACCTGCCCGCCCGGCCCCGCTCGACACTGCTGGGCACGCTGGACGCCCTGCTGACCACGAACTTCAACATGGCCGAAACCGCCCGGCGCCTGGGCGTGCGGCGCCAGACGGTGTACTACCGCCTGGAGCAGCTGCGCGCCATGCTGCCCGATCTGGACGAACCCCGGCGGCAGCTGGGCCTGCATCTGGCGCTGGAACTGACGCGCAGCGAGGCGGGCGAGGCGCTCAGCGCCGCCGAGCGGACGTAG
- a CDS encoding ABC transporter substrate-binding protein, whose translation MKRSTLILAALLLTTASSASAQKLVPVKVQLKWFPQAQFAGFFVAQAKGYYKAEGLDVQFLPTGDQSPIQTVATGTADFGTTWITDLLTARQQGIPVVHIAQLFQKSGYTLVSLKSAGLKTPADFKGKRVGVWPSGNEYPAVALLKKYGLTTSLDSSVSNPSVQAVTYPFDPSIVFPDKVDLVSAMTYNEVNQIVGLGYPLDKLQIFNASDYGINLLEDLIFTTERTLANKNFKGSGMSGEDIAAKLVRATLKGWNYAVKNQKEAVQTVLINCGNTCKGSGTRASAAGHQTWQMAEVAKLYNAGPTLKGRAGYLDPATYKANVTLLKSLGILKADPSPAAVTYKVWEKATGKK comes from the coding sequence ATGAAACGCAGCACCCTGATCCTGGCCGCCCTGCTCCTGACCACCGCCTCCAGCGCTTCCGCGCAGAAACTCGTGCCCGTCAAGGTGCAGCTCAAGTGGTTCCCGCAGGCGCAGTTCGCCGGGTTCTTCGTCGCGCAGGCCAAGGGCTACTACAAAGCCGAAGGGCTGGACGTGCAGTTCCTCCCGACCGGCGACCAGAGCCCCATCCAGACGGTCGCCACCGGCACCGCCGACTTCGGCACCACCTGGATCACCGACCTGCTGACCGCCCGGCAGCAGGGCATCCCGGTCGTGCACATCGCGCAGCTGTTCCAGAAGAGCGGCTACACCCTCGTGTCCCTGAAATCCGCCGGTCTCAAGACCCCGGCCGACTTCAAGGGTAAGCGCGTGGGCGTGTGGCCCAGCGGGAACGAGTACCCCGCCGTGGCGCTGCTGAAGAAGTACGGCCTGACCACCAGCCTCGACTCTTCCGTCAGCAATCCCAGCGTGCAGGCTGTCACGTACCCCTTCGACCCCAGCATCGTCTTCCCCGACAAGGTCGATCTGGTCAGTGCCATGACCTACAACGAGGTCAACCAGATCGTCGGGCTGGGCTACCCGCTCGACAAACTCCAGATCTTCAACGCCAGCGACTACGGCATCAACCTCCTCGAGGACCTGATCTTCACCACCGAACGGACCCTGGCCAACAAGAACTTCAAGGGCAGCGGCATGAGCGGCGAGGACATCGCGGCGAAACTCGTGCGCGCCACCCTGAAAGGCTGGAACTACGCCGTGAAGAACCAGAAGGAAGCCGTGCAGACCGTCCTGATCAACTGCGGCAACACCTGCAAGGGGTCGGGCACCCGCGCCAGCGCCGCCGGCCACCAGACCTGGCAGATGGCCGAAGTCGCCAAGCTGTACAACGCCGGCCCCACCCTGAAGGGCCGCGCCGGGTACCTCGACCCCGCCACGTATAAGGCCAACGTCACGCTGCTGAAAAGCCTCGGCATCCTCAAGGCTGACCCCAGCCCCGCCGCCGTCACGTACAAAGTGTGGGAAAAAGCCACCGGGAAGAAGTAG
- a CDS encoding hydantoinase/carbamoylase family amidase — translation MLDPQRTIDDLKALRELTGDEHGAQRVAFTDTWVAARAFLKERLDALPVTQHMDAAGNWWATLPGESERALLIGGHLDSVPNGGWLDGCLNVLAGLEVLRRVNEQYAGRPPVTLKLVDWADEEGARFGRSLYGSSAAGGQLDVTEMRKLKDRDGVSLEDALQRVGITLADAPDARAELKDAAAYLELHIEQGPVLEHMDLPLGAVLGTVGVERHTITFHGQAAHSGSTPMNVRRDAFLAAGRFGQAIYDIAARHGGVCTVGSVKTLPGIVTSVVETCEITLDQRHLDAGKLAAMWQDAQDAATQFAQEAGCTVTFGYLWNIEPIPFHPMLIDAAEASILTVTPTTHRLPSGPLHDAAEVARAGVPTVMLFVQSLRGISHNRIEDTREDHIALSVQALDELTTRTMDWIARNT, via the coding sequence ATGCTTGATCCACAACGAACCATCGACGACCTGAAAGCCCTGCGAGAATTGACCGGGGACGAGCACGGCGCGCAGCGGGTGGCGTTCACGGACACCTGGGTCGCCGCCCGCGCGTTCCTGAAGGAGCGGCTGGACGCTCTGCCGGTCACGCAGCACATGGACGCCGCCGGGAACTGGTGGGCGACCCTGCCCGGCGAGAGCGAGCGCGCCCTGCTGATCGGCGGGCACCTCGACTCCGTCCCGAATGGCGGGTGGCTGGACGGCTGCCTGAACGTCCTGGCGGGCCTGGAAGTCCTGCGCCGCGTGAACGAACAGTACGCCGGGCGCCCACCGGTCACGCTGAAACTCGTGGACTGGGCCGACGAGGAAGGCGCGCGCTTCGGCCGCAGCCTGTACGGGTCCAGTGCCGCCGGGGGCCAGCTCGACGTGACCGAGATGCGCAAACTGAAAGACCGTGACGGCGTGAGCCTCGAAGACGCCCTGCAACGCGTCGGCATCACCCTCGCGGACGCCCCGGATGCCCGCGCGGAACTGAAGGACGCCGCCGCGTACCTCGAACTGCACATCGAACAGGGCCCCGTCCTCGAACACATGGATCTGCCGCTCGGCGCGGTCCTCGGCACGGTCGGCGTCGAGCGGCACACCATTACCTTCCACGGGCAGGCCGCGCACAGCGGCAGCACGCCCATGAACGTCCGCCGCGACGCTTTCCTCGCCGCTGGACGCTTCGGGCAGGCCATCTATGACATCGCCGCGCGGCACGGGGGCGTGTGCACGGTCGGCAGCGTGAAGACCCTGCCCGGCATCGTCACCAGCGTCGTCGAAACCTGCGAAATCACCCTCGACCAGCGGCACCTCGACGCGGGCAAACTGGCCGCCATGTGGCAGGACGCGCAGGACGCCGCCACGCAATTCGCGCAGGAGGCGGGCTGCACCGTCACCTTCGGGTACCTCTGGAACATCGAACCCATCCCCTTCCACCCCATGCTCATCGACGCCGCCGAGGCCAGCATCCTCACCGTCACGCCCACCACGCACCGCCTCCCCAGCGGGCCGCTCCACGACGCCGCCGAGGTCGCCCGCGCGGGCGTCCCCACCGTCATGCTGTTCGTGCAGTCCCTGCGCGGCATCAGCCACAACAGGATCGAGGACACCCGCGAGGACCACATCGCCCTGAGCGTGCAGGCCCTGGATGAACTCACCACCCGCACGATGGACTGGATTGCCCGGAACACCTGA